GACCTGTATCAGACTGGAGTCGATGCGCTGATCGTTCAGGACATGGGCGTGCTCGAGCTGGATATTCCGCCGATTGAACTGCATGCCAGTACCCAGTGCGATATTCGTACCGTTGAAAAAGCGAAGTTTCTGTCTGACGTAGGCTTTACCCAGATCGTTCTGGCGCGCGAGCTGAATCTGAATCAAATCCGCGACATTCACCAGGCCACTGACGCCAACATCGAATTCTTCATTCACGGCGCGCTGTGTGTGGCGTATTCCGGCCAGTGCAATATTTCCCATGCGCAGACCGGGCGCAGCGCCAACCGTGGCGATTGCTCGCAAGCGTGTCGTTTGCCTTACACGCTGAAAGACGATCAGGGCCGCGTCGTGGCGTTCGAAAAACATCTGCTGTCGATGAAAGACAATGATCAGACGGCAAACCTGGCGGCGCTCATCGACGCTGGCGTGCGCTCCTTCAAAATTGAAGGGCGCTACAAAGACATGAGCTACGTGAAGAACATCACCGCGCATTATCGCCAGATGCTTGACGCCATTATTGAAGATCGTGGCGACCTGGCGCGCTCGTCTGCTGGCCGCACCGAGCATTTCTTCATTCCGTCGACGGATAAAACGTTCCACCGCGGCAGCACGGATTACTTTGTGAATGCGCGTAAAGACGATATCGGTGCGTTTGATTCGCCGAAATTTATCGGCCTGCCGGTGGGTGAAGTGTTAAAAGTATCCAAAGATTATCTGGACGTAAAAGTGACCGAAACGCTGGCTAACGGTGACGGGCTGAACGTGATGATCAAACGCGAAATCGTCGGTTTCCGCGCCAATACCGTCGAGAAAACGGGTGAGAATCAGTATCGCGTCTGGCCGAACGAAATGCCTGCGGATCTGTACAAAGCCCGCCCGAATGCTGCGCTTAACCGTAACCTCGACCATAACTGGCAGCAGGCGCTGTTGAAAACCTCCAGTGAACGTCGTATTGCGGTGGATATGGAGCTGGGTGGTTGGGAAGAACAGCTGATCCTGACCATGACCAGTGAAGATGGCGTGAGCGTGACCCATACCCTGGACGGTCAGTTTGAGGTGGCGAATAACGCAGAGAAGGCGATGAACAGCCTGAAAGACGGCGTGGCGAAGCTGGGACAAACGATCTATTACGCCCGCGACATTACGCTAACGCTGCCGGACGCACTGTTCGTGCCGAACAGTCAGCTTAACCAGTTCCGCCGCGAAACCGCAGAAATGCTTGATGAGGCGCGCTTGGCCAATTACCCGCGCGGGAGCCGCAAAGCGGTGTCTGTCCCTGCGCCGGTTTATCCGGATTCTCATTTGTCATTCCTGGCGAACGTGTACAACCACAAAGCACGCGAGTTTTATCATCGTTACGGCGTGCAATTAATTGATGCAGCTTATGAGGCGCACGAAGAGAAGGGCGATGTGCCGGTGATGATCACCAAGCACTGTTTGCGCTTCGCCTTTAACCTGTGCCCGAAACAGGCGAAGGGCAACATCAAAAGCTGGAAGGCCACACCTATGCAGTTGGTGAATGGTGATGAAGTGTTAACGTTGAAATTTGACTGCCGTCCCTGCGAAATGCACGTGATTGGCAAAATGAAAAATCACATCTTCAAAATGCCACAACCGGGAAGCGTTGTGGCCTCTGTTAGCCCCGAAGATCTGATGAAAACCCTGCCGAAGCGCAAGGGCGTTTAATCACAGAAAGTGGGTATCGGGTTTGCGCGACTTCTGCCAGTTGTGATGTTCGCGCAAGCCATCCGCTGACTCCTCTGCGACACATCTGAGTTCATCGCTATCAGCTTCGTGACGGAGCTGATGATCAACGTTCTTTACCCACAAAAATTCATGCCCATTATGTCCTGCCATCAACTGACCTGAAAAAAGCGCACAGGTTAGCAGTATGATTGATAATATTTTTTTAACCATTCTCTCATCACCGCGTTACATTTGCGGCTACTATGCCAATAGTTACTTTAAGTTATTATTCAGAAGTGAAATGTATCGCAAAGGGTTTGTCAGTATTGACTTACGATCTGATTTTAAATCGGGGAATATACGACGCGTTTAATTTTTCAATGAAAAGAGTGTTCAGATTAAAACAAAGTTATTTCAATTGATTAATTACAATATAAGGATTGCGATACCTGCCGATATACGCGCGGGATACCTATGGCCTTGAAAGGGCAACGAATAACCCTTTCTTTTCTCAGACACTGTTGTTTAGCTTTTGTTGAAGGTATCGGTGTTAGGTTTATTACGATCCGCAACCTGGTATGGAATACCGGGAACGTAGAGACCAAAATACAAATCTATCCATGCAAGCATTTACCGCCAGATAATGGCGGTTTTTTTGCCTGAAATTCCTTTTTTGCTATTCGCTGACGACGAGAAACTGCTTGCGGTACTGCGCGGGCGAGAGGGCAAAATTTTGCCGAAAATGGTGTCGCAGAGTGGCGGCGTGACCGAACCCTGTTTGCGCCGCGATACTGTCGATACTCAGCCGACTCGTTTCAAGATAATCCTTTGCCCGCAGCAGACGTTCGTTGAGCATCCAGCGCGCTGGCGTCGTCCCCGTGGCATCGGCGAAACGACGTAAAAAAGTGCGCTGACTCATCCCGACGCGCGCGGCCAATGAACTGACGCTATGACTGATGGTCAGGTGCTGGTGCAGGAAATCAAAAAGCTGTCCGAGCCGCTCACTTTCCCTTAATTGGGCGACCGGACGACGCATCAGCTGCGTCTGTGCGCCATCGCGATGCGGAGGAATAACCAGGCGGCGAGCCACATGATTGGCGGCTTCCATTCCATAATCGCGACGGACCACATGCAAACACAGGTCAATCCCTGCGGCACTGCCCGCAGAGGTCAGAATGTCGCCCTCATCCTGATACAGCACATCTTCCACCACGGTAATGTCAGGAAACCGGGTCTTTAGCGTCTCGGTATACCGCCAGTGCGTGGTGGCATTGCGTCCGTTCAGCAATCCCGATGCCGCAAGGACAAAAACGCCCGAGCAAATCGACAGGAGCTGACAGCCTCGCGCGTGGGCGTCACGCAGAGCATTGCATAATTCAGCGGGAACGGTTTTGTCAACGCCACGCCAGCCGGGGATCACCACCAGGTCGGCAGTGTTGAGCAACGACAGATCGCCATCCGCGAGCACCCGAATCCCTCCGGTTGCCCGAAGTTCGCCTTTATCTACCGCCGCGACGGCAAAACGATACCAGTCATCGCCCATTTCAGGGCGCGGCAGGCCGAAGATTTCCACCGCCACCCCAAATTCGAAAGTACAGAGCCCGTCATAGGCCAGTACCACCACGCGTGGTGATGGGGGCTGTCGTAACTTTGTCATCTTCTTGTTGTTTTCTGGCATGACCGCTGGCATTCACTGGCTGAATTTCTGGATAAAGTACTGTTAACACAAACGCCCAACAGGAGAAAGCGCCATGAGTTACGTCACTGAATTTCCCGCTGCAGACCCGCAGGAGTCTGTCGCCCATTTTCTGCGCCGCCTGAGCGTCGAAACCGACTGTGCCGATGTACACCACGCCATAACGCAGCAGGAGCAGGACTTTGTGTTACTGCACGTGGTGGGGCAGCCGGAGCAGTTTGCGCGTCGCCATTTGCCGGGGGCAATTCATCTGCCGTGGTCCGCCATCAATGCCGAAACCATGGCGCAATGGCCAGAGAGTACGCTGTTCGTGGTCTACTGCGCAGGGCCGCATTGCAACGGAGCGGACAGAGCTGCGCTAAAACTGTCCCGACTCGGTCTGCCGGTCAAAATCATGATTGGCGGTATCACGGGGTGGGAAGATGAACATTTTGCGTTTGCCTCTGACGAACGCTCTCAAGATGAATAAAATTCATCTGCCATGAATTTTTCTCGGTTGCCGTCGCGGCAGTGATATGACATCTTTTGGACATATAGCCATCCAGAAGTCTAAATATTCGATTGATGAATTATCACTGTCTGCAATCAATTGCGGGCAGCTAAGGAGAAAACCATGCAACGACAACACGCCCCTTACCGCGCCGATGTAGTAGGCAGCTTTTTACGTCCTGATGCGATCAAGCAGGCGCGACTCAAATTCGCCAGCGGCGAAATCGACGCCGGAACGCTGCGTAATATCGAGAATGACGCGATTCGTCACGTGGTTGAGCAACAGTGCGCCTGCGGCCTGCATGTGGTGACTGACGGCGAATTTCGCCGTGCGTGGTGGCATTTCGACTTCTTCGATGGTTTGCAGGGCGTTGAGCGCTACGATTCCAGTCAGGGCATTCAATTTAACGGCGTACAGACCAAAGCGCACGGCGTGCGCGTCACCGGTAAATTAGGCTTTGGCGACCATCCAATGCTTGAGGATTTCCGCTATCTGAAAAGTATCAGCGGTAACGCCCAGCCGAAAATGACCATTCCCAGCCCGAGCGTGCTGCATTTCCGCGGTGGCCGTAAAGATATCGATGCGACCGTTTATCCGGATCTGGAGGTCTATTTTGATGACCTGGCAACCACCTGGCGCGACGCGATTCATGCGTTCTACGAGGCCGGTTGCCGCTATTTGCAGTTGGATGACACCGTCTGGGCGTACCTGTGTTCCGACGATCAGCGTCGCCAGATTCGCGAGCGCGGTGATGATGCAGACCAACTGGCGCTGACCTATGCCCGCGTATTGAACAAAGCCCTGGAAGGCAAACCAGACGATCTGACCATCGGGTTGCATGTCTGTCGCGGCAATTTCCGCTCGACCTGGATTTCTGAAGGCGGATACGAACCCGTGGCTGAAATTCTCTTCGGGACGGTGAATGTCGATGCCTTTTTCCTTGAATACGACAACGATCGCAGTGGTGATTTTGCGCCATTACGGTTTGTCCGTCCGGGGAAACAGCAGGTCGTTCTGGGGCTGATCACCACCAAAAATGGCGAGCTGGAAAATCCGCAGGGCGTTAAAGCGCGTCTGGAAGAGGCCGCGCAGTATGTGGCAAAAGACCAGATTTGCCTGAGTCCTCAGTGCGGCTTTGCCTCCACGGAAGAGGGCAACAGCCTGAGCGAAACCCAACAGTGGGATAAAGTCCGTCTGGTGACGCAAATCGCCGCCGACGTCTGGTAATCCTTCCCGCACAGCGTTGCACTTTTATAATGCAGCGCTGTGCCATTCTGAGTCGTTCCGCTCCTGTTATTCCCGCCTTACATTCCTGTCTGCTGCTCTCCGTTTGCCGATAACACGCTAAAAAAGCGATTGTTTTCTGTTCTGGCACTCTTTTTGCTCTGCCTAATCCTGTCAAAGACGTTTTGCTTTTTCTGCGTCCACGCCGTAACGGACGTATTCGCACAGCTTTCTTTTCAGGAGTGAAAATATGCATCGTCGTACCTTGTTAAAAGCTTTTGCGCTGTCGGCTTCCGTGGCGGCTATGGGAATGAGTTTTGGTGTGCAAGCTGCTGACACCATCAAAATTGGGATCATGCATTCGCTCTCGGGCACGATGGCGATCTCTGAAACGCCCCTTAAAGACGTCGCGCTGATGACGATCGATGAAATCAACGCCAAAGGCGGCGTGCTGGGCAAAAAACTGGAGCCGGTGGTGGTTGACCCCGCATCAAACTGGCCGCTGTTTGCTGAAAAAGCCCGTCAGTTACTCAGCCAGGACAAAGTGGCGGCGGTCTTTGGCTGCTGGACGTCGGTTTCCAGAAAATCGGTGTTGCCAGTCTTTGAAGAGGTGAACGGGCTGCTGTTCTACCCGGTGCAGTATGAGGGCGAAGAGATGTCACCAAACGTCTTCTACACTGGCGCCGCGCCAAATCAGCAGGCCATCCCGGCGGTGGAATATCTGATGGGTGAAGACGGCGGGAGTGCTAAACGCTTCTTCCTCTTGGGCACTGACTACGTTTATCCGCGTACCACCAACAAAATTCTGCGTGCGTTCCTGCATTCGAAAGGCGTGCAGGACAAAGACATCGAAGAGGTTTACACCCCGTTTGGTCACAGCGATTACCAGACTATTGTCGCCAATATCAAGAAATTCTCCGCGGGCGGAAAAACGGCGGTGGTGTCGACCATCAACGGCGACTCCAACGTTCCCTTCTACAAAGAACTGGCAAACCAGGGCGTAAAAGCAACCGACGTGCCGGTGGTGGCGTTCTCGGTGGGTGAAGAGGAGCTTCGCGGCATCGACACTAAACCGCTGGTGGGTAACCTTGCGGCGTGGAACTACTTTGAGTCAGTTGATAACCCAACCAACCAGGCGTTTGTCGCGGCCTATAAAGCCTATGCCAAAGCGCATAACTTGCCGAACGCCGACACCGTCGTAACGAATGATCCGATGGAAGCGACCTACGTGGGGATCCATATGTGGGCGCAGGCGGTTGAGAAAGCCGGCACCACGGATGTGGATAAAGTGCGTGCCGCCATGGCCGGTCAATCCTTTAAAGCGCCGTCAGGCTTTACGCTGACCATGGATGCAACTAATCACCATCTGCATAAGCCGGTGATGATTGGCGAAACCGAGGGTAACGGCCAGTTCAACGTTGTCTGGCAGACCGACGCGCCGGTTCGTGCTCAGCCGTGGAGCCCGTACATTCCCGGTAACGATAAAAAGCCAGAACAACCGATGAAAACCGCCAGCAACTAACACCGGTCACGGAGAGAAGCCATGAACGTCATGCGTATGTTCGTCGCAATAGTATGGCTTGCCGGTCTGCTGCCAGGGATGGCGCAGGCGTCGGATGCGGACGCTTTTGTCGCCGCGAGCCGCAGTCAGCAAACCACGTTACTTGAGCAATGGGCCGTCAGCCCGGATCCGTCGCGCCTGCCGCTGTTGCAGGCGCTGCAAAAAGAAAATCTCTTTGTCGATGCGCAAAAGCACGCGTTTACCCGGGTGAAGGGAGAAATGACGGCTCTTGGGGAAAACGCCCAGGCAGCGGGCGAACCCAAGGCGGTTCGTCTCACCAACCGCCTGCGCAATCTCTCTTCCACCGCACTGGCCACGCACCAGTTAGTGAGTGACAACGTCACGGAAAGGTTGGGCGCAGCGATACAGTTACAGCGCGATGCCACGCCGACGATGCTGAATTTATTGCAGCAGCGTTTGCAGGCGGAAAAAGACGACAAGGTGCGTGCGGCGCTGGAAGCGGCGCTGGCCAATCTGCTGCTCGCCAGCCCGCAGGCTGAGGTGCGTTTGCAGGCGGTTGCGCTGCTGGGGCACTCGTCCGATCCCGAAACGCAGGCGCGTTTGACGCCCTTTACGCAAACCCAAACGGAACCGGATGCCCGCGTGCGCGACGCAGCGGCTGACAGCTTGCGCCAGATTCAGCACCGCTTACTCATCGGTGACCTGTTGGGGCAGGCCTTTATGGGGCTGTCGCTTGGATCGGTGCTTCTCCTGGCGGCGCTTGGACTGGCGATCACCTACGGGTTGCTGGGCGTCATCAATATGGCGCACGGTGAGATGCTGATGCTCGGCGCGTACTGTACCTGGATGGTTCAGCAGGCGATGGCGCAATTTGCCCCGCAGTGGCTGGCGCTGTATCCGATTGTGGCGCTGCCGGTGGCATTTTTAGTGACTGCGGGCGTTGGCATGGCGCTGGAGCGCAGCGTGATCCGCCACCTGTACGGTCGTCCGCTGGAGACGCTGCTTGCTACCTGGGGGATCAGCCTGATGATCATCCAACTGGTGCGTATGACCTTTGGCGCACAAAACCTGGAAGTGGCGAATCCGGCCTGGCTGTCTGGGGGCGTGCAGGTTTTTGCCAACCTGATCCTGCCGTGGAACCGCATTGCGGTGCTGGTATTTGTGCTGCTGGTGCTGTTCTTTACCTGGCTGATTCTGAATAAAACCCGACTGGGGCTGAATGTGCGTGCGGTGACGCAGAACCGCAATATGGCGGCCTGCTGCGGCGTGCCGACAGGGCGAGTGGATATGCTGGCGTTTGGCCTGGGATCGGGCATTGCCGGTTTGGGCGGCGTGGCACTCTCGCAGCTGGGTAACGTCGGGCCGGAACTGGGACAAGGCTATATTATTGACTCCTTCCTGGTGGTGGTGCTGGGCGGCGTCGGGCAACTGGCGGGCAGCGTGGCCGCGGCATTTGGTCTGGGCATTTTCAACAAGATTCTTGAACCGCAAATGGGCGCGGTACTGGGAAAAATCGTGATTCTGGTGGCGATCATTCTGTTCATTCAGAAGCGTCCTCAGGGATTATTTGCGCTTAAAGGGAGGGTGACAGACTGATGAGCCAGCCACTGACCTTAACGCTGGCGCGTAAAGCGCCGCGAATGACACAGCTGTTTGGCAGCCTGATTCTCGCCATTCTGCTGGTGCTGCCGTTTCTGGCGCTGCTACCCGAAAGCCATCCACTGGCCCTGTCCACCTGGATGCTGACGCTGGTCGGTAAAATCCTCTGCTATGCCGTTGTCGCCGTGGCGCTCGATCTGGTCTGGGGCTACGCCGGAATGCTGTCGCTGGGCCACGGGATTTTCTTTGCCCTGGGTGGCTACGCGATGGGCATGTATCTGATGCGTCAGGCGTCGGGCGAAGGATTACCGGCGTTTATGTCGTTCCTTTCCTGGAGTGAGCTGCCGTGGTTCTGGTGGGGAACGCAGCATTTTGCCTGGGCGCTGGTGCTGATTGTGATGATCCCTGGCCTGCTGGCGCTGATTTTTGGCTGGTTTGCGTTTCGCTCAAAAATCAAAGGGGTCTATTTCTCGATCATGACCCAGGCGCTGACCTACGCAGGGATGCTGCTGTTCTTTCGTAATGAAACCGGATTTGGCGGGAACAACGGTTTTACCGGCTTTACCACGCTGCTGGGGTTCCCGGTGACGGCGACGACCACGCGGATTGCGCTGTTTCTGGCAACCGTCGCGCTGCTGGTTGCCTCGCTGGCTCTCGGATTCTGGCTGGCGAAAAGCAAATTTGGCCGCATTCTTACCGCCGTGCGCGACGCGGAAAACCGTCTGACATTTT
This sequence is a window from Enterobacter sp. 638. Protein-coding genes within it:
- a CDS encoding cobalamin-independent methionine synthase II family protein, with amino-acid sequence MQRQHAPYRADVVGSFLRPDAIKQARLKFASGEIDAGTLRNIENDAIRHVVEQQCACGLHVVTDGEFRRAWWHFDFFDGLQGVERYDSSQGIQFNGVQTKAHGVRVTGKLGFGDHPMLEDFRYLKSISGNAQPKMTIPSPSVLHFRGGRKDIDATVYPDLEVYFDDLATTWRDAIHAFYEAGCRYLQLDDTVWAYLCSDDQRRQIRERGDDADQLALTYARVLNKALEGKPDDLTIGLHVCRGNFRSTWISEGGYEPVAEILFGTVNVDAFFLEYDNDRSGDFAPLRFVRPGKQQVVLGLITTKNGELENPQGVKARLEEAAQYVAKDQICLSPQCGFASTEEGNSLSETQQWDKVRLVTQIAADVW
- the ftrA gene encoding transcriptional regulator FtrA codes for the protein MPENNKKMTKLRQPPSPRVVVLAYDGLCTFEFGVAVEIFGLPRPEMGDDWYRFAVAAVDKGELRATGGIRVLADGDLSLLNTADLVVIPGWRGVDKTVPAELCNALRDAHARGCQLLSICSGVFVLAASGLLNGRNATTHWRYTETLKTRFPDITVVEDVLYQDEGDILTSAGSAAGIDLCLHVVRRDYGMEAANHVARRLVIPPHRDGAQTQLMRRPVAQLRESERLGQLFDFLHQHLTISHSVSSLAARVGMSQRTFLRRFADATGTTPARWMLNERLLRAKDYLETSRLSIDSIAAQTGFGHAATLRHHFRQNFALSPAQYRKQFLVVSE
- a CDS encoding U32 family peptidase, with amino-acid sequence MRLQSHHLELLSPARDASIAREAILHGADAVYIGGPGFGARHNASNSLQDIAELVPFAHRFGAKVFVTLNTILHDDELEPAQRLITDLYQTGVDALIVQDMGVLELDIPPIELHASTQCDIRTVEKAKFLSDVGFTQIVLARELNLNQIRDIHQATDANIEFFIHGALCVAYSGQCNISHAQTGRSANRGDCSQACRLPYTLKDDQGRVVAFEKHLLSMKDNDQTANLAALIDAGVRSFKIEGRYKDMSYVKNITAHYRQMLDAIIEDRGDLARSSAGRTEHFFIPSTDKTFHRGSTDYFVNARKDDIGAFDSPKFIGLPVGEVLKVSKDYLDVKVTETLANGDGLNVMIKREIVGFRANTVEKTGENQYRVWPNEMPADLYKARPNAALNRNLDHNWQQALLKTSSERRIAVDMELGGWEEQLILTMTSEDGVSVTHTLDGQFEVANNAEKAMNSLKDGVAKLGQTIYYARDITLTLPDALFVPNSQLNQFRRETAEMLDEARLANYPRGSRKAVSVPAPVYPDSHLSFLANVYNHKAREFYHRYGVQLIDAAYEAHEEKGDVPVMITKHCLRFAFNLCPKQAKGNIKSWKATPMQLVNGDEVLTLKFDCRPCEMHVIGKMKNHIFKMPQPGSVVASVSPEDLMKTLPKRKGV
- the urtC gene encoding urea ABC transporter permease subunit UrtC; translation: MSQPLTLTLARKAPRMTQLFGSLILAILLVLPFLALLPESHPLALSTWMLTLVGKILCYAVVAVALDLVWGYAGMLSLGHGIFFALGGYAMGMYLMRQASGEGLPAFMSFLSWSELPWFWWGTQHFAWALVLIVMIPGLLALIFGWFAFRSKIKGVYFSIMTQALTYAGMLLFFRNETGFGGNNGFTGFTTLLGFPVTATTTRIALFLATVALLVASLALGFWLAKSKFGRILTAVRDAENRLTFCGYDPRGFKLLVWTLSAVLCGLAGALYVPQVGIINPGEMSPTNSIEAAIWVALGGRGTLVGPVIGAALVNGAKSYFTVAMPEYWQLFLGGIFIAVTLFLPRGVYGLFRKGEK
- a CDS encoding rhodanese-like domain-containing protein; protein product: MSYVTEFPAADPQESVAHFLRRLSVETDCADVHHAITQQEQDFVLLHVVGQPEQFARRHLPGAIHLPWSAINAETMAQWPESTLFVVYCAGPHCNGADRAALKLSRLGLPVKIMIGGITGWEDEHFAFASDERSQDE
- a CDS encoding DUF2554 family protein, which produces MVKKILSIILLTCALFSGQLMAGHNGHEFLWVKNVDHQLRHEADSDELRCVAEESADGLREHHNWQKSRKPDTHFL
- the urtA gene encoding urea ABC transporter substrate-binding protein, encoding MHRRTLLKAFALSASVAAMGMSFGVQAADTIKIGIMHSLSGTMAISETPLKDVALMTIDEINAKGGVLGKKLEPVVVDPASNWPLFAEKARQLLSQDKVAAVFGCWTSVSRKSVLPVFEEVNGLLFYPVQYEGEEMSPNVFYTGAAPNQQAIPAVEYLMGEDGGSAKRFFLLGTDYVYPRTTNKILRAFLHSKGVQDKDIEEVYTPFGHSDYQTIVANIKKFSAGGKTAVVSTINGDSNVPFYKELANQGVKATDVPVVAFSVGEEELRGIDTKPLVGNLAAWNYFESVDNPTNQAFVAAYKAYAKAHNLPNADTVVTNDPMEATYVGIHMWAQAVEKAGTTDVDKVRAAMAGQSFKAPSGFTLTMDATNHHLHKPVMIGETEGNGQFNVVWQTDAPVRAQPWSPYIPGNDKKPEQPMKTASN
- the urtB gene encoding urea ABC transporter permease subunit UrtB, producing MNVMRMFVAIVWLAGLLPGMAQASDADAFVAASRSQQTTLLEQWAVSPDPSRLPLLQALQKENLFVDAQKHAFTRVKGEMTALGENAQAAGEPKAVRLTNRLRNLSSTALATHQLVSDNVTERLGAAIQLQRDATPTMLNLLQQRLQAEKDDKVRAALEAALANLLLASPQAEVRLQAVALLGHSSDPETQARLTPFTQTQTEPDARVRDAAADSLRQIQHRLLIGDLLGQAFMGLSLGSVLLLAALGLAITYGLLGVINMAHGEMLMLGAYCTWMVQQAMAQFAPQWLALYPIVALPVAFLVTAGVGMALERSVIRHLYGRPLETLLATWGISLMIIQLVRMTFGAQNLEVANPAWLSGGVQVFANLILPWNRIAVLVFVLLVLFFTWLILNKTRLGLNVRAVTQNRNMAACCGVPTGRVDMLAFGLGSGIAGLGGVALSQLGNVGPELGQGYIIDSFLVVVLGGVGQLAGSVAAAFGLGIFNKILEPQMGAVLGKIVILVAIILFIQKRPQGLFALKGRVTD